A genomic region of Stenotrophomonas sp. NA06056 contains the following coding sequences:
- a CDS encoding DUF6165 family protein → MDAILTPVSIGELIDKITILEIKAERIDDATKLANVRTELGGLLPLLQQQLDAQPALAALKTQLKVINERMWEIQDQLRDKEAAQVFDDAFIQLARGVYGTNGERVQVKNEINRVAGSALVEEKQYQGE, encoded by the coding sequence GTGGACGCCATCCTGACCCCGGTATCGATCGGTGAGCTGATCGACAAGATCACCATTCTCGAGATCAAGGCCGAGCGCATCGACGATGCGACCAAGCTGGCCAACGTGCGCACCGAACTTGGCGGCCTGCTGCCACTGCTGCAGCAGCAGCTTGACGCGCAGCCGGCACTGGCCGCGCTGAAGACGCAGCTGAAGGTGATCAACGAGCGCATGTGGGAGATCCAGGACCAGCTGCGCGACAAGGAAGCGGCGCAGGTGTTCGACGACGCGTTCATCCAGCTGGCGCGCGGCGTGTATGGCACCAACGGTGAGCGCGTGCAGGTCAAGAACGAGATCAACCGCGTTGCCGGTTCGGCGCTGGTGGAAGAAAAGCAGTACCAGGGCGAGTAG
- a CDS encoding protein sip-5: MKFGALQRRVKRCEQVMAVRIGETQGNWGVLSQVWRQGWSPLRIVVVGLAGGFIAGKLEVPGKVNGARWLQMVGSVSSLFASAQAAFATVVAAQAAETADDAADQVDEATEQPPPAAARPAARPAAQSAPEADSELRGPRPAEAATELSER; encoded by the coding sequence ATGAAGTTCGGTGCACTGCAGCGGCGGGTGAAGCGCTGCGAACAGGTGATGGCCGTGCGCATCGGCGAAACCCAGGGCAACTGGGGCGTGCTCAGCCAGGTCTGGCGACAGGGCTGGTCGCCACTGCGCATCGTGGTGGTTGGCCTGGCCGGCGGTTTCATCGCTGGCAAGCTGGAAGTTCCTGGCAAGGTCAACGGAGCACGTTGGCTGCAGATGGTGGGTTCGGTCTCCAGTCTGTTCGCCAGCGCGCAGGCCGCGTTTGCCACCGTGGTGGCGGCGCAGGCAGCGGAAACCGCAGACGACGCCGCCGACCAGGTGGATGAAGCCACCGAGCAGCCGCCGCCCGCGGCGGCCCGACCAGCAGCACGGCCGGCAGCGCAGTCGGCACCCGAGGCCGACTCGGAGCTGCGTGGGCCGCGTCCGGCCGAAGCGGCCACCGAATTGTCCGAACGTTGA
- a CDS encoding histone encodes MSNGNGVSVVTDAVENVKETATNVGETIAHAAEDAVKSVKKTVKRARKAATTRVAKAKKVVAKVEKTVAKKAEKAAKSVGKTVANAKKKLEAAKKNAKAEAAALKKEVAKKKAAAGKAVTKKAAAAKKTTKAAGKKVATVKKAATKKVATAKKTAAAKKVVGKKVATAKKAVAKKTVAAKKVVGKKTVAAKKVVGKKTAAAKKVVGKKTAAAKKVVGKKTAVAKKVVGKKTAAAKKVVGKKTAVAKKVVGKKVAATRKTVAKKAAPLKKAVAKKAPAKKAPAKKAVRKAAKRK; translated from the coding sequence ATGAGCAACGGTAATGGTGTGTCGGTCGTGACCGACGCCGTCGAGAACGTGAAAGAAACCGCCACCAACGTCGGCGAGACCATCGCCCACGCCGCCGAAGACGCAGTGAAGTCGGTCAAGAAGACCGTCAAGCGCGCCCGCAAGGCTGCCACCACCCGTGTCGCCAAGGCCAAGAAGGTTGTGGCCAAGGTCGAGAAGACCGTTGCCAAGAAGGCCGAGAAGGCCGCCAAGTCGGTCGGCAAGACCGTCGCCAACGCCAAGAAGAAGCTGGAAGCGGCCAAGAAGAACGCCAAGGCCGAAGCGGCTGCCCTGAAGAAGGAAGTGGCCAAGAAGAAGGCGGCTGCTGGCAAGGCCGTGACCAAGAAGGCGGCTGCTGCCAAGAAGACCACCAAGGCTGCCGGCAAGAAGGTCGCCACCGTGAAGAAGGCCGCCACCAAGAAGGTTGCGACCGCCAAGAAGACCGCTGCTGCCAAGAAGGTTGTCGGCAAGAAGGTCGCTACCGCCAAGAAGGCCGTGGCCAAGAAGACCGTTGCTGCCAAGAAGGTTGTCGGCAAGAAGACCGTCGCTGCCAAGAAGGTCGTCGGCAAGAAGACTGCCGCTGCCAAGAAGGTCGTCGGCAAGAAGACTGCCGCTGCCAAGAAGGTTGTCGGCAAGAAGACTGCCGTTGCCAAGAAGGTTGTCGGCAAGAAGACCGCCGCTGCCAAGAAGGTTGTCGGCAAGAAGACTGCCGTTGCCAAGAAGGTTGTCGGCAAGAAGGTCGCCGCTACCCGCAAGACGGTCGCCAAGAAGGCTGCACCGCTGAAGAAGGCCGTCGCCAAGAAGGCTCCGGCCAAGAAGGCTCCGGCCAAGAAGGCCGTGCGCAAGGCTGCCAAGCGCAAGTAA
- a CDS encoding AI-2E family transporter: MSEPLLSPSSPAPDAPAPLPPASRPRGPMSLVILATLAVAFTLWAAQDIILPVLLAMFFALVGNPILRLLQKLWIPRALGALLVLGAGLGVTGALAVQLIGPAMDWAQEAPQQLRKVARQVQDLTKPVQQANQAAENFARVAGGDGNHKVQVIRTQLDDPYRMLTRAPRLAASVLAVVLLTLFFMIYGQSLQRAAIALFPNRQQQRFTSDILRSIEHEVSRYVLTISVINTVVGLLLAGVLMLLGIGLQEALLWGTVAALLNFAPYVGPLLGVALMLLMGFVEFRDPLQALLPAAAYLTLHTLEGQLVTPIVLGRQMKLSPLVLILALMVFGWAWGMIGLLLAVPLLVCIKLVLARLDGMQGWARLLE, translated from the coding sequence ATGAGCGAGCCCCTGTTGTCCCCGTCGTCGCCTGCGCCGGACGCCCCCGCGCCGCTGCCTCCCGCCTCGCGTCCACGCGGTCCGATGTCGCTGGTGATACTGGCAACCCTGGCCGTGGCGTTCACCCTGTGGGCGGCACAGGACATCATCCTGCCGGTCCTGCTGGCGATGTTCTTCGCCCTGGTCGGCAACCCGATCCTGCGACTGCTGCAGAAGCTGTGGATTCCGCGCGCGCTCGGCGCCCTGCTGGTACTGGGCGCCGGCCTGGGCGTGACCGGTGCGTTGGCAGTGCAGCTGATCGGCCCGGCGATGGACTGGGCACAGGAAGCCCCACAGCAGCTGCGAAAGGTCGCACGCCAGGTGCAGGACCTGACCAAGCCGGTGCAGCAGGCCAACCAGGCCGCGGAGAATTTCGCGCGCGTGGCCGGTGGCGACGGCAACCACAAGGTGCAGGTGATCCGCACCCAGCTGGATGATCCGTACCGCATGCTCACCCGCGCGCCGCGGCTGGCCGCCTCGGTGCTGGCAGTTGTGCTGCTGACGTTGTTCTTCATGATCTACGGCCAGAGCCTGCAGCGCGCAGCGATCGCCCTGTTCCCGAACCGGCAGCAGCAGCGCTTCACCAGCGACATCCTGCGCTCGATCGAGCATGAGGTATCGCGCTATGTATTGACCATCAGCGTGATCAACACCGTAGTCGGCCTGCTGTTGGCCGGCGTGCTGATGCTGCTGGGCATCGGCCTGCAGGAGGCCCTGCTGTGGGGCACCGTGGCGGCGCTGCTGAATTTCGCGCCTTATGTGGGCCCGCTGCTGGGCGTGGCGTTGATGCTGCTGATGGGCTTCGTCGAGTTCCGCGACCCGCTGCAGGCGCTGCTGCCTGCGGCCGCCTACCTGACCCTGCACACCCTGGAAGGGCAGCTGGTGACACCGATCGTGCTTGGCCGGCAGATGAAGTTGTCGCCGCTGGTGCTGATCCTGGCGCTGATGGTGTTCGGCTGGGCCTGGGGCATGATCGGCCTGCTGCTGGCGGTGCCGTTGCTGGTCTGCATCAAGCTGGTGCTGGCGCGGCTGGACGGCATGCAGGGGTGGGCGCGGCTGCTGGAATGA
- a CDS encoding DUF1428 domain-containing protein encodes MSYIDGFVLAVPTANKEKFLAHARSGDVVFLEFGALRVVECWGDDVPHGKTTDFFGAVKAAPDETVVFSWIEWPDKATRDAGMQKMMEDPRLDPAKNPMPFDGARMIYGGFVPILELKR; translated from the coding sequence ATGAGCTACATCGATGGTTTCGTCCTGGCGGTACCCACCGCCAACAAAGAGAAGTTCCTTGCCCATGCGCGCAGCGGCGATGTGGTGTTTCTCGAATTTGGCGCCCTGCGCGTGGTCGAGTGCTGGGGCGATGACGTGCCGCACGGCAAGACCACCGACTTCTTCGGCGCGGTGAAAGCTGCTCCGGACGAAACGGTGGTGTTTTCCTGGATCGAGTGGCCGGACAAAGCCACACGCGATGCAGGCATGCAGAAAATGATGGAAGACCCGCGGTTGGACCCGGCGAAGAATCCCATGCCGTTCGACGGTGCACGAATGATCTACGGCGGATTCGTGCCGATCCTGGAACTCAAGCGCTGA
- a CDS encoding MFS transporter: MSVATGVAVASNYYAQPLLHTMADAFSVPFGQVGMVVTAAQLSYAAGLILLVPLGDLFERRRLIVVMTLLSASGLVISACASSLPWLLAGTAITGLFSVVAQVLVPFAATLAAPEHRGRVVGTLMSGLLLGILLARTVAGLLSSLGDWRLVYAIAAGTLVLTALALQRGLPRFHHTAGLGYFALLRSIGTLFLQEPVLRQRTLLGACSFAMFAIFWTPLAFLLAQPPYAYSDATIGLFGLVGAAGTLAAGLAGRMSDRGQSGRATAIALVLLLLSWLPLGLSTHSLLALLVGVVVLDMAAQLLHVSNQNLIYALQPEARNRLNAGYMTGYFIGGSLGSLLSSQVYQRFGWTGVCVAGTAVAVLALLVWLPTAWRTRKVASTD, translated from the coding sequence ATGTCGGTCGCCACCGGCGTCGCGGTGGCCAGCAACTACTACGCGCAGCCATTGCTGCACACCATGGCCGACGCCTTCAGCGTGCCCTTCGGCCAGGTCGGCATGGTGGTGACCGCCGCCCAGTTGAGCTACGCGGCCGGCCTGATCCTGCTGGTGCCGTTGGGTGATCTGTTCGAACGCCGTCGACTGATCGTGGTGATGACGTTGTTGTCGGCCAGCGGACTGGTGATCAGCGCCTGCGCGTCGTCATTGCCATGGCTGTTGGCCGGTACTGCGATCACCGGGTTGTTCTCGGTGGTCGCGCAGGTACTGGTGCCGTTCGCCGCCACCCTGGCCGCGCCGGAGCACCGTGGCCGTGTGGTTGGCACCTTGATGAGCGGACTGCTGCTGGGCATCCTGCTGGCGCGCACCGTGGCCGGCCTGCTGTCGAGCCTGGGCGATTGGCGACTGGTCTACGCGATTGCTGCAGGTACGCTGGTGCTGACCGCACTGGCCCTGCAGCGCGGCCTGCCGCGCTTCCACCACACGGCCGGGCTGGGCTATTTCGCGTTGCTGCGCTCGATCGGCACGCTGTTCCTGCAGGAACCGGTACTGCGCCAACGCACATTGCTCGGCGCATGCAGCTTTGCGATGTTCGCGATCTTCTGGACGCCGTTGGCATTCCTGCTGGCGCAGCCGCCGTATGCTTACAGCGACGCCACCATCGGCCTGTTCGGCCTGGTCGGTGCCGCCGGCACCCTCGCTGCCGGTCTGGCCGGGCGCATGTCCGACCGTGGCCAGAGCGGTCGCGCCACGGCCATTGCGCTGGTGCTGCTGCTGTTGTCCTGGCTGCCTCTGGGGCTGTCGACGCACTCGCTGCTGGCGCTGCTGGTCGGCGTGGTGGTGCTGGACATGGCCGCGCAACTGCTGCACGTCAGCAACCAGAACCTGATCTACGCGCTGCAGCCGGAGGCACGCAACCGCCTCAATGCCGGTTACATGACCGGCTATTTCATCGGGGGCTCGCTGGGTTCGCTGCTGTCGTCGCAGGTCTACCAGCGTTTCGGCTGGACCGGTGTGTGCGTGGCCGGTACCGCGGTAGCGGTACTGGCCCTGCTGGTATGGCTGCCCACTGCGTGGCGCACACGCAAGGTGGCATCGACCGACTAG
- a CDS encoding Ax21 family protein: MKNSLIALALAAALPFTASAAENLSYNYAEADYAKTDVDGIKADGWGVKGSYGFLPNFHAFGEYNRQEVDHTNIKVDQWKVGAGYNVEIAPSTDFVARVAYQKFDRKHGLDFDGYSAEAGIRTAFGAHAEVYGLVGYEDYSKKHGIDIDSQWYGRLGGQVKLNQNWGLNGELKMNRHGDKEYTVGPRFSW, encoded by the coding sequence ATGAAGAATTCGCTGATTGCTCTGGCTCTTGCCGCTGCCCTGCCGTTCACCGCCTCGGCTGCCGAGAACCTGTCCTACAACTACGCCGAGGCTGATTACGCCAAGACCGACGTTGACGGCATCAAGGCTGACGGCTGGGGCGTGAAGGGTTCCTACGGCTTCCTGCCGAACTTCCACGCGTTCGGCGAATACAACCGTCAGGAAGTCGACCACACCAACATCAAGGTTGACCAGTGGAAGGTCGGTGCCGGTTACAACGTCGAAATCGCTCCGTCGACCGACTTCGTTGCCCGCGTTGCCTACCAGAAGTTCGACCGCAAGCACGGCCTGGATTTCGACGGCTACAGCGCTGAAGCCGGTATCCGCACCGCGTTCGGCGCCCACGCTGAGGTCTACGGCCTGGTCGGTTACGAAGACTATTCGAAGAAGCACGGCATCGACATCGACAGCCAGTGGTACGGCCGTCTGGGTGGTCAGGTCAAGCTGAACCAGAACTGGGGCCTGAACGGCGAGCTGAAGATGAACCGCCACGGCGACAAGGAATACACCGTCGGCCCGCGCTTCAGCTGGTAA
- a CDS encoding DUF1456 family protein, translated as MINNDVLRSVRYSLDLGDHHVVTLCQMADPAFDVDVEQAKAWLLREDEPGFQPMSDSALAHFLDGLILHLRGQDEGQAPRAVETRIDNNLVLKKLRVAFQLRDVDMMEIFTSVGFTVSKSELGALFRQPGHKNYRRCLDQMLRNFLKGLSLRLRG; from the coding sequence ATGATCAATAACGATGTGCTGCGCAGCGTGCGCTACTCCCTGGACCTCGGCGACCACCACGTGGTGACCCTGTGCCAGATGGCCGATCCGGCGTTCGACGTGGATGTCGAGCAGGCCAAGGCCTGGTTGCTGCGTGAAGACGAGCCGGGCTTCCAGCCGATGAGCGACAGTGCGCTGGCGCACTTCCTCGATGGCCTGATCCTGCACCTGCGTGGTCAGGATGAGGGCCAGGCGCCGCGCGCGGTTGAAACCCGCATCGACAACAACCTGGTGCTGAAGAAACTGCGCGTGGCCTTCCAGCTGCGCGATGTCGACATGATGGAGATCTTCACCAGCGTCGGCTTCACTGTCTCCAAATCCGAACTGGGCGCGCTGTTCCGCCAGCCCGGCCACAAGAACTATCGGCGCTGCCTGGACCAGATGCTGCGCAACTTCCTCAAGGGCCTGAGCCTGCGCCTGCGCGGCTGA
- a CDS encoding TorF family putative porin: MKSKGMIVATAAALAGLLCAGGVQAQVQVTGTAALTSDYVWRGSSQSDGDPAAQVGAKVTVGSGWYASAWGSNVSFTPDNGARSEFDLVAGWSGALSPDWSLDANLTRYVYPGTGRALDWTELNVTTTWKQRAWLQVAHSNDALAGGRRGTYAQLGVRVPLNERVRLEAAVGQYWLATAQGPDYLHGQLSAIATLMPAWELRATVHDTDSAAKRLFPGNAGGRWELALQGSF; the protein is encoded by the coding sequence GTGAAGAGCAAGGGGATGATCGTGGCCACCGCGGCCGCACTGGCGGGGCTGCTGTGCGCCGGCGGCGTGCAGGCACAGGTGCAGGTGACTGGCACAGCGGCATTGACCAGCGACTATGTCTGGCGCGGCAGTTCGCAGAGCGACGGCGATCCGGCCGCGCAGGTGGGGGCAAAGGTGACCGTCGGTTCGGGCTGGTATGCCAGCGCATGGGGCTCGAATGTCTCGTTCACGCCGGACAACGGTGCACGCAGCGAGTTCGATCTCGTCGCTGGCTGGTCGGGCGCGCTGTCGCCGGACTGGAGCCTGGATGCGAACCTCACCCGTTATGTCTATCCGGGCACCGGCCGCGCACTGGACTGGACTGAACTCAATGTCACCACGACCTGGAAGCAACGGGCCTGGCTGCAGGTTGCCCACTCCAACGATGCGTTGGCCGGCGGCCGTCGCGGCACCTACGCACAGCTGGGCGTGCGGGTGCCGCTGAACGAGCGCGTGCGCCTGGAAGCAGCGGTGGGGCAGTACTGGCTGGCCACCGCACAGGGGCCGGACTACCTGCATGGCCAGCTCAGTGCGATCGCCACGCTGATGCCGGCATGGGAACTGCGCGCCACCGTGCATGACACCGACAGCGCCGCCAAGCGGTTGTTCCCGGGCAATGCCGGCGGACGCTGGGAACTGGCGTTGCAGGGCAGCTTCTAG
- a CDS encoding Do family serine endopeptidase, whose amino-acid sequence MRPLPTLLTLAIAAAFGGFVATGLNAHLDNRADAAPLPAVLPTSAALPASVAGQAVPSLAPMLEKAMPAVVSVNTKQVVRVRNPFFNDPFFRRLFPDIPQERINESLGSGVIIDATEGLVLTNHHVIDNADDVQVTLADGRTVKAEFLGSDRDTDIALIRIPAQNLTDIKLGNSDQLRVGDFVVAIGNPFGFSQTVTSGIVSAVGRSGIRGLGYQNFIQTDASINPGNSGGALVNLQGQLVGINTASFNPQGSMAGNIGLGLAIPSNLARSVVDQLVKHGVVVRGTLGIESQNLSAQIAQGLGLGETRGALVTRVLAGSAGAAAGLKPGDVVVSANGQRVDSAEALHNVEGLAAVGSVLTLDVRREGKPLQIKATLKEQARVVSGESLDPRLTGASFVDLPESLRQSGVGGVLVSEVKRGSRAATNGLQQGDIITDATVGEFADLASWRANFQQRPPTLVLRILRNNGQQQGQLVMR is encoded by the coding sequence ATGCGACCGCTCCCCACCCTGCTTACGCTCGCAATCGCTGCGGCCTTCGGCGGCTTCGTTGCCACCGGCCTCAATGCGCACCTGGACAACCGTGCCGATGCCGCTCCGCTGCCGGCAGTGCTGCCCACCAGCGCAGCGCTGCCGGCGTCGGTCGCCGGGCAGGCGGTGCCATCGCTTGCGCCGATGCTGGAAAAGGCGATGCCGGCGGTGGTCAGCGTCAACACCAAGCAGGTGGTGCGGGTACGCAACCCGTTCTTCAACGACCCGTTCTTCCGCCGCCTGTTCCCGGACATCCCGCAGGAGCGGATCAACGAATCGCTCGGTTCGGGTGTCATCATCGATGCCACCGAAGGCCTGGTGCTGACCAACCACCACGTCATCGACAATGCCGATGACGTGCAGGTGACACTGGCCGACGGGCGCACGGTAAAGGCCGAGTTCCTCGGCTCGGACCGCGACACGGACATCGCGCTGATCCGTATTCCGGCGCAGAACCTGACCGACATCAAGCTGGGCAACAGCGACCAGCTGCGGGTGGGCGACTTCGTGGTCGCCATCGGCAATCCGTTCGGCTTCAGCCAGACGGTCACCTCGGGCATCGTCTCGGCGGTGGGCCGCAGTGGCATCCGTGGGCTGGGCTACCAGAACTTCATCCAGACCGATGCATCGATCAACCCGGGCAATTCCGGCGGCGCGCTGGTCAACCTGCAGGGCCAGCTGGTGGGCATCAACACCGCCAGCTTCAACCCGCAGGGCAGCATGGCCGGCAACATCGGCCTGGGCCTGGCGATTCCGTCGAACCTGGCCCGCAGCGTGGTCGACCAGCTGGTCAAGCATGGCGTGGTGGTGCGCGGCACGCTGGGCATCGAAAGCCAGAACCTGAGCGCGCAGATCGCGCAGGGCCTGGGCCTGGGCGAAACCCGTGGCGCGCTGGTGACCCGCGTGCTGGCCGGCTCGGCCGGCGCCGCCGCAGGGCTGAAGCCGGGCGACGTGGTGGTCTCGGCCAACGGCCAGCGCGTGGACAGCGCCGAAGCACTGCACAACGTGGAAGGCCTGGCGGCGGTGGGCAGTGTGCTGACCCTGGACGTCCGCCGCGAAGGCAAGCCGCTGCAGATCAAGGCGACGCTGAAGGAACAGGCGCGCGTGGTCAGCGGCGAGAGCCTGGACCCGCGCCTGACCGGAGCCAGCTTCGTCGACCTGCCCGAGTCGCTGCGTCAGTCCGGCGTGGGTGGCGTGCTGGTCAGCGAGGTCAAGCGCGGCAGCCGCGCCGCGACCAATGGCCTGCAGCAGGGCGACATCATCACCGATGCCACGGTGGGCGAGTTCGCCGACCTGGCAAGCTGGCGTGCCAATTTCCAGCAGCGCCCACCGACCCTGGTACTGCGCATCCTGCGCAACAATGGCCAGCAGCAGGGCCAGTTGGTGATGCGGTGA
- a CDS encoding phage holin family protein, protein MSEDTTQRPDPAATPPLDESIRQVGAAGRATVDSAKHSLRSLRRLASADFALARSAFGRALAWAGVAIVFGASAWLLMAATLIALLQSFGLSWLQALLITSLLSLAVTGYAIWRVSYFFHHTGMHATRRQLSRLGLFDEPTDDDPDAGVQIPEGKP, encoded by the coding sequence GTGAGCGAAGACACCACGCAACGTCCCGATCCGGCGGCCACGCCGCCGTTGGACGAGAGCATCCGCCAGGTCGGCGCTGCCGGCCGGGCGACCGTCGATTCGGCCAAGCACTCGCTGCGTTCGCTGCGCCGGTTGGCGTCGGCGGACTTCGCGCTCGCGCGCAGCGCGTTCGGGCGGGCGTTGGCCTGGGCCGGCGTCGCCATCGTATTCGGCGCCTCGGCGTGGCTGCTGATGGCCGCCACCCTGATCGCGCTGCTGCAGAGCTTCGGCCTGAGCTGGCTGCAGGCCCTGCTGATCACCTCGTTGCTGAGTCTGGCCGTCACCGGCTATGCGATCTGGCGGGTTTCGTACTTCTTCCACCACACCGGCATGCATGCCACCCGGCGCCAGTTGTCCCGCTTGGGCCTGTTCGATGAGCCCACCGACGATGATCCCGATGCAGGCGTGCAGATTCCGGAGGGCAAGCCATGA
- a CDS encoding HAD-IA family hydrolase, translated as MKFPVLAITLDLDDTLWPFAPIGARIDQVLFDWMREHSPATAAMYPVAAMRELRERSFRDNPHLHFDLSALRRLTIQEALENSGASLDLLEPAYEVFYAARNQVECYPDALDALARIAARVPVAALSNGNADLERIGLAHHFSFQLGAREHGAAKPEASIFHAACTRLGVAPAQVLHVGDHVEMDVAGAMAAGLRGCWINREAATWNHPQLQPDLQFDTLTGLADWLDANLDATDADESRST; from the coding sequence GTGAAATTTCCTGTCCTTGCCATCACCCTCGACCTCGACGATACGCTGTGGCCGTTCGCTCCGATCGGCGCCCGCATCGACCAGGTCCTGTTCGACTGGATGCGTGAACACAGCCCCGCCACTGCCGCGATGTATCCGGTGGCGGCCATGCGCGAACTGCGTGAGCGCTCGTTCCGCGACAATCCCCATCTGCATTTCGACCTGAGCGCGCTGCGCCGGCTGACGATCCAGGAGGCGCTGGAAAACAGTGGCGCCAGCCTGGACCTTCTGGAACCGGCGTATGAAGTGTTCTACGCCGCGCGCAACCAGGTGGAGTGCTACCCCGATGCCCTCGACGCACTGGCGCGGATCGCCGCGCGGGTACCGGTGGCCGCGTTGAGCAACGGCAACGCCGATCTGGAACGGATCGGCCTGGCCCATCACTTCAGCTTCCAGCTGGGCGCGCGCGAGCATGGCGCGGCCAAGCCGGAAGCGAGCATTTTCCACGCTGCCTGTACCCGTCTGGGCGTTGCCCCGGCGCAGGTGCTGCACGTGGGCGACCATGTCGAGATGGACGTGGCCGGCGCGATGGCTGCCGGCCTGCGCGGTTGCTGGATCAACCGCGAAGCGGCCACCTGGAACCATCCGCAGCTGCAGCCTGACCTGCAGTTCGACACCCTCACCGGCCTGGCCGATTGGCTCGATGCCAACCTCGACGCCACCGACGCTGACGAATCCCGGAGTACCTGA
- a CDS encoding LysR family transcriptional regulator — protein MNLKQLEFAVALAEEGSFTRAAARCHVVQSALSHQIAHLEQELGTVLFERLPRQVRATAAGEALLVHARQVLTSLRHLRADVAAVSGEVRGLLAIGQISSLTDIDVVALLAAFQQQHPQVEFQLRVDKSETLLEQVQSRALDVALVGLAPSANLEGVCHQMLQEEDLVAVLAPQHRLATRRRLPLAALQDEALVDFPRGTGARRQTDDAFAAAGLPHQVRFEVNLMELVERFVRHGLAVGIVPVLIADGFEGVVQVPLQPTPTRRVHLVWQRLPTPAARAFVDAVLSRAGAGSGP, from the coding sequence GTGAACCTCAAGCAGCTTGAGTTCGCCGTGGCCCTGGCAGAAGAGGGCAGCTTCACCCGAGCGGCCGCGCGCTGCCATGTGGTGCAGTCTGCCTTGAGCCATCAGATCGCCCATCTGGAACAGGAACTGGGCACTGTGTTGTTCGAGCGGCTGCCACGCCAGGTGCGCGCTACGGCGGCGGGCGAAGCGTTGCTGGTGCATGCGCGACAGGTACTGACCAGCCTGCGCCACCTGCGTGCGGATGTCGCCGCGGTCAGTGGTGAAGTGCGCGGTCTGCTGGCGATCGGGCAGATATCGTCACTGACCGATATCGACGTGGTGGCCTTGCTGGCGGCTTTCCAGCAGCAGCATCCGCAGGTCGAGTTCCAGTTGAGGGTGGACAAGAGCGAGACCCTGCTGGAGCAGGTGCAGTCGCGCGCACTGGATGTGGCGCTGGTGGGGTTGGCGCCGTCAGCCAATCTCGAGGGCGTCTGCCACCAGATGCTGCAGGAAGAGGATCTGGTGGCCGTGCTGGCGCCACAGCATCGGCTGGCTACGCGCCGCCGGCTGCCGTTGGCGGCGCTGCAGGATGAGGCCCTGGTGGACTTCCCGCGGGGTACCGGCGCGCGCCGGCAGACCGATGATGCGTTCGCGGCAGCGGGCCTGCCGCACCAGGTGCGTTTCGAGGTCAACCTGATGGAACTGGTCGAGCGCTTTGTCCGCCACGGCCTGGCGGTGGGTATCGTGCCGGTGTTGATCGCCGATGGTTTTGAAGGGGTGGTGCAGGTGCCTCTGCAACCGACTCCGACCCGGCGCGTGCACCTGGTCTGGCAGCGCCTGCCGACGCCAGCCGCACGCGCCTTCGTCGATGCCGTGCTCAGCCGCGCAGGCGCAGGCTCAGGCCCTTGA
- a CDS encoding response regulator transcription factor yields MPLVVPALLPDQPCRLALLAPHPVLRLGVEVILRQHGGVQICGSVADERALLDLLHLNPGGVDLLLIDALLPGDAGDGLALLRRLSQRWPLLPVLVLSAHCNASTVTTAMQAGARGFISKATSAEMLLRAVDAVASGRRFVPPELRAHLNRPRVRRMPAPVLKPLSCREREVLRLVLQGCSTGEVALRFGRSASTVSTQKRTAYRKLGIHSDGELFRIRHLLECG; encoded by the coding sequence ATGCCGCTTGTTGTTCCCGCTCTGCTCCCTGACCAGCCTTGCCGCCTGGCACTGCTGGCCCCGCATCCGGTACTGCGATTGGGCGTGGAAGTGATTCTGCGTCAGCACGGTGGCGTGCAGATCTGTGGCAGTGTTGCCGACGAACGCGCGCTGCTGGACCTGCTGCACCTCAACCCGGGCGGCGTCGACCTGTTGTTGATCGACGCACTGCTGCCAGGCGACGCCGGAGATGGGCTGGCCCTGCTGCGCCGGTTGTCGCAGCGCTGGCCGCTGTTGCCGGTGCTGGTGCTGTCGGCGCATTGCAATGCCAGTACGGTGACCACGGCAATGCAGGCCGGTGCGCGCGGATTCATTTCCAAGGCAACCTCGGCAGAGATGTTGTTGCGCGCGGTTGATGCCGTGGCAAGTGGCAGGCGCTTCGTGCCGCCGGAACTGCGTGCGCACCTGAACCGGCCGCGCGTGCGGCGCATGCCGGCACCCGTGTTGAAACCGTTGAGCTGTCGCGAGCGCGAAGTGCTCCGGCTGGTCCTGCAGGGCTGCAGTACCGGTGAGGTCGCATTGCGATTCGGCCGTTCGGCCAGCACCGTCAGCACGCAGAAGCGCACGGCCTACCGGAAGCTCGGCATCCACAGCGATGGCGAACTGTTCCGCATCCGCCACCTGCTTGAATGCGGCTGA